The proteins below are encoded in one region of Candidatus Neomarinimicrobiota bacterium:
- a CDS encoding AI-2E family transporter — MSNHDSVTIAPQSVRLFHQSLFKTLVYFFFLVLVLAGAYKAFPLVVDALFLIVIAAILTAVFNPMVDRMESSGIRRLYGTLLMFGGIIGMVVLGVVKGIPTLLTEISRIKDVIQQNSATESLDSLMGDINTRIAEYIPGFQLDLDLISSLSSQFFSQLGSILAGALDTLATIIFILIITMFFLVDGKRMTKQLIGMVPNQYFEMSLNITYKTKKQLTNFLRGQLLAALGVAIQSFIGLSLLNGIFDTNISGVLLISTIAGMANMIPFVGPFMGMVPAIIVSLFNNLGDPIAASHFYYIIHIIVMFLVVQMIDNNIISPIVVSGSMEMHPLTVILLILVGSQVGVLGMFLAVPAWGISKVIIQEVYQGLKGHHLI, encoded by the coding sequence ATGAGTAACCACGATTCTGTAACCATCGCACCTCAGTCGGTGCGATTATTTCACCAGAGTCTCTTCAAGACCCTGGTCTACTTCTTTTTTCTAGTTCTGGTTTTAGCGGGTGCGTATAAAGCTTTCCCATTGGTTGTTGATGCTCTATTTCTCATAGTCATTGCAGCCATCCTGACGGCTGTTTTCAACCCTATGGTTGATCGTATGGAATCCTCTGGAATAAGGCGTTTATATGGCACCTTGCTAATGTTTGGCGGGATAATTGGCATGGTAGTGCTGGGTGTGGTTAAGGGGATACCAACCTTGCTCACAGAAATAAGTCGCATAAAAGATGTCATCCAGCAGAACTCGGCAACAGAATCCCTGGATTCTTTAATGGGTGATATAAACACCAGGATTGCAGAATATATCCCTGGGTTTCAATTGGATTTAGATCTCATTTCCAGCCTTTCTTCCCAATTCTTCAGCCAACTCGGTTCCATTCTTGCGGGAGCTTTGGACACCCTGGCTACTATCATTTTTATCCTGATCATAACCATGTTTTTTCTCGTGGATGGGAAGCGGATGACCAAGCAGTTGATAGGAATGGTCCCTAATCAATATTTTGAAATGTCATTGAACATTACTTATAAAACAAAGAAGCAATTAACCAATTTTCTGCGTGGCCAATTGTTGGCTGCTCTGGGTGTGGCCATTCAGTCCTTTATCGGTCTTAGTCTATTAAATGGGATTTTTGATACCAATATTTCAGGGGTTCTGCTCATTAGTACCATTGCTGGTATGGCCAACATGATTCCCTTTGTGGGACCATTTATGGGCATGGTGCCAGCCATCATTGTCAGTTTGTTTAATAACCTTGGTGATCCAATCGCTGCTTCACATTTCTACTATATTATTCATATCATTGTCATGTTCCTTGTCGTACAAATGATCGACAATAATATTATCTCACCTATCGTCGTCTCAGGATCAATGGAAATGCATCCACTTACTGTGATTTTACTTATTCTGGTTGGATCTCAAGTAGGGGTTTTGGGGATGTTTCTGGCGGTTCCAGCCTGGGGCATTTCAAAAGTCATTATTCAAGAAGTATATCAGGGATTAAAAGGACACCACTTGATTTAG
- a CDS encoding dockerin type I repeat-containing protein has translation MINRLLITLSLLITGNLLASTTITAMDEAFDRGELTQDELILNKVYLFLAPERLDARFREDQTQLIKCGTPILIQYEAMQPDLAESTINIIEDLLLPRTDGLRETFFSPGGHFSFNYATTGTGAVPSADADGSGVPDYVEWAADYLDYTWAQEVDSAGFAGPNHVGGDGFYNVSFESMGAYGYCTTSAVDGSELTRLVLHNSYIGFGANQDPEGNVKGAMKVTCAHEFKHASQRSESNWSEGGWVELDATWAEEFVYDYVNDSMLNFMGYGDPYSHPHWGLNHGTSGTGSYEDYAWEDFMHQRFDDNSYVVAPILEYFWNWRQTHTSQNVMNSYAQALSQYGSSFPEAFSEYVVWNFFTGSRAVVTGGVSQFGYDEAGVNGYPTATLAFTHNSYPVSSSVTGIENLGCKMIRLNTSGQLGLEIDFDGQDGVEMSAMWAIRQDDNTVDWGSIDLDASNNGSIVLDVRDASMAALIPVVTQLTGTTYGASYTIELNSLAECDPGDINDDSNLDVSDLVRLVAIILGNGFPPNDVELCAADVNDDGQSNIQDVITLVDNIIQ, from the coding sequence ATGATAAATAGATTGTTAATTACTCTCTCATTACTGATCACAGGAAATCTGCTTGCCTCAACCACCATCACCGCTATGGATGAAGCATTTGATCGCGGTGAATTGACCCAGGATGAACTCATCCTGAATAAGGTATATTTGTTTTTAGCACCTGAACGCCTGGATGCCCGCTTCAGGGAAGATCAGACACAACTCATTAAATGTGGCACCCCCATTTTGATTCAATATGAGGCCATGCAACCTGATTTGGCTGAAAGTACCATTAATATCATCGAAGATCTCTTGCTGCCCAGAACTGATGGGCTGAGAGAAACCTTTTTCAGTCCTGGGGGACATTTCTCATTTAACTATGCAACTACTGGTACAGGAGCCGTTCCGTCGGCTGATGCTGATGGCAGTGGTGTTCCCGATTATGTGGAGTGGGCTGCAGACTATCTGGATTACACCTGGGCTCAAGAAGTGGATAGTGCAGGTTTTGCCGGTCCAAATCATGTCGGTGGCGATGGCTTTTACAATGTTTCCTTTGAAAGTATGGGTGCCTATGGGTACTGCACCACCAGTGCAGTGGATGGATCTGAGCTGACCCGCCTGGTCCTCCACAATAGTTATATTGGTTTTGGAGCAAATCAGGACCCAGAAGGCAATGTCAAAGGTGCCATGAAGGTCACGTGTGCCCACGAATTTAAACATGCCAGCCAGCGCTCAGAATCCAACTGGTCAGAAGGTGGCTGGGTAGAGCTGGATGCTACCTGGGCTGAAGAGTTTGTCTACGATTATGTCAATGATTCCATGCTTAATTTTATGGGCTATGGCGACCCTTACTCTCACCCACACTGGGGGTTGAATCATGGCACATCTGGAACAGGTTCATATGAAGATTATGCCTGGGAAGATTTCATGCACCAGAGATTTGATGACAATTCCTATGTGGTTGCCCCTATCCTCGAATATTTCTGGAATTGGCGTCAAACCCACACCAGCCAGAACGTCATGAACAGTTATGCACAGGCATTATCCCAATATGGCAGCTCCTTCCCAGAGGCTTTTAGTGAGTATGTTGTCTGGAATTTTTTTACAGGATCCCGGGCTGTTGTTACCGGTGGCGTTAGTCAGTTTGGTTATGATGAAGCTGGTGTGAATGGATATCCAACAGCCACCCTGGCCTTTACGCATAATAGCTATCCCGTATCATCAAGTGTGACCGGGATTGAAAACCTTGGATGCAAAATGATTCGTTTGAATACATCTGGTCAACTGGGTCTGGAAATCGATTTTGACGGTCAGGATGGTGTGGAAATGTCCGCAATGTGGGCTATTCGCCAGGATGATAACACCGTTGATTGGGGATCCATCGATTTGGATGCTAGTAACAATGGCTCCATCGTATTGGATGTCAGGGATGCCTCAATGGCCGCCTTGATTCCCGTTGTCACTCAACTGACAGGGACGACTTATGGAGCCAGTTATACCATTGAATTGAATTCACTGGCGGAATGTGATCCAGGTGACATCAACGATGATAGCAATCTTGATGTTTCTGATCTGGTTCGTCTTGTGGCCATTATTCTAGGGAATGGTTTTCCACCCAACGATGTTGAACTATGTGCGGCTGATGTTAATGATGATGGTCAATCCAATATTCAGGATGTGATTACCCTGGTAGACAATATCATCCAATAG
- a CDS encoding cyclic nucleotide-binding domain-containing protein gives MKEKANISYPLFESFKNKLKPNRSQAQMALSQVNVFSRLSWQEIKIVENAVHIRNFAPGEPVFKQGDPGSGMYIIIEGSVGIFLDIPQQAPKELSKLGDGDFFGEIALLDASPRTAAATALENSTIIGFYRPDLMDILRTKPALGGKILLALSEVLAVRLRSTNGELVKVSRKLESALESGANE, from the coding sequence ATGAAAGAGAAGGCAAATATCTCCTATCCATTATTTGAGAGCTTTAAAAATAAATTGAAGCCTAATCGAAGTCAGGCGCAAATGGCCCTTTCTCAAGTCAATGTATTCAGTCGTTTATCGTGGCAGGAGATAAAGATTGTGGAGAACGCCGTGCATATTCGCAATTTTGCCCCAGGGGAGCCTGTTTTTAAACAGGGTGATCCCGGGAGCGGCATGTACATCATCATTGAGGGGAGTGTTGGCATCTTTTTAGACATTCCTCAGCAAGCTCCTAAAGAACTTTCTAAACTGGGTGATGGTGATTTCTTTGGGGAAATCGCGCTACTCGATGCATCTCCCAGAACTGCGGCAGCTACTGCCCTGGAGAACAGCACAATAATCGGTTTTTACCGTCCCGATCTTATGGATATTCTGAGGACAAAACCAGCCTTGGGCGGCAAGATACTTCTGGCACTTTCTGAAGTTTTGGCTGTTCGATTACGGAGCACCAATGGCGAGTTAGTCAAAGTGTCCAGAAAACTTGAATCCGCCTTGGAGTCTGGGGCAAATGAGTAA
- a CDS encoding glycosyltransferase has product MILGLRKARSTPPNKNLPEVAVIVAARNEAHNLPDLLADLLAQNYAGAHSFIIADDRSNDDTWGIIHKFSKAHPQFTPVRILEASSEMTGKKNALTQCIKNTTADILIETDADCRMGPDWISALVSEFDEDTGIVVGFSSVRNRSIFAIYQALDFLGIMMTNAGMMQHGKPWSGSGQNLAFKRKHFTAIGGFTGDPDQSIGDDFYLVQKIGKLKGLTAKFSWNPKSFVTTSPAESVYAFYRQRKRWASDSRGLHRKDPLFFVFLASAFVLNTALLLQILSLQISPLFLLVVGIKFCVEIAILLIGLKKMDRLADIGVFLLWFIIQPFYIPVMGISGLVGKVPWK; this is encoded by the coding sequence ATGATCCTGGGTCTACGGAAAGCCAGATCGACACCTCCTAATAAGAATTTACCGGAGGTGGCTGTCATTGTAGCTGCTCGCAACGAAGCACACAATCTTCCTGACCTCCTTGCTGATCTCCTTGCTCAAAATTATGCTGGGGCGCATTCATTTATTATTGCTGATGATCGGTCAAACGATGATACCTGGGGTATCATTCATAAGTTCAGCAAGGCACATCCTCAATTTACTCCTGTTCGGATTTTAGAAGCGTCTTCAGAGATGACGGGCAAGAAGAATGCGCTCACCCAGTGCATTAAGAACACAACTGCAGACATACTCATAGAGACAGATGCCGACTGTCGGATGGGTCCTGATTGGATAAGCGCTCTGGTGTCAGAGTTCGATGAGGATACAGGAATCGTTGTAGGTTTCTCCAGCGTCAGAAATAGATCCATTTTTGCCATTTATCAGGCCCTGGATTTCCTGGGAATTATGATGACCAACGCTGGTATGATGCAGCATGGGAAACCGTGGAGCGGGTCAGGACAGAACCTGGCTTTCAAACGGAAGCATTTTACTGCTATTGGTGGATTCACTGGAGATCCAGACCAGAGCATTGGCGATGACTTTTATCTTGTCCAGAAGATTGGAAAGCTCAAAGGTCTCACAGCAAAATTTTCCTGGAATCCCAAAAGCTTTGTGACGACCTCCCCAGCGGAATCTGTATACGCTTTTTATCGTCAGAGAAAACGTTGGGCGTCTGATTCACGAGGACTTCATCGCAAGGACCCACTATTCTTTGTATTTCTAGCATCAGCCTTTGTTTTAAACACAGCACTGCTATTACAAATATTGAGTCTGCAGATATCTCCTCTGTTTCTCCTGGTTGTTGGGATAAAATTTTGTGTTGAAATTGCCATTCTTTTGATTGGCCTCAAAAAAATGGATCGATTGGCTGATATAGGGGTCTTTCTCCTCTGGTTCATCATCCAGCCATTTTACATCCCTGTCATGGGAATCTCAGGGTTAGTCGGTAAGGTGCCCTGGAAATGA
- the mgtE gene encoding magnesium transporter produces MKDLHLHIDTVRRLLRRHAKSNLENMLAKMHAAELALIFRHITPEERNEAFLTIANVDHAAAVLSEMDEHLIVELISELPIEKTMHLMKALSPDDEADILQLLPEELAEDILNRLKSSESEEMETLMAYPENSAGGLMIPDVFALHEDITVGDAIASIQNQDEQEMVFYLYVVDDRQHLVGVISLRDLITSKPKKKLSEMMITRVHSVKPMTDQEEVAQIVSRYNILAVPVVDDENKLMGIITVDDVIDVIREEATEDFLQMAGAGRDRDILMKSTFSNAKTRVPWLFASWMGGLLVASIITTYEETLGQVLALMAFLPIIIGMAGNVGTQTATIIVRGIATGRVSTANALTLVLKELRVGFLLGGLYGVLLGFAGYLLGMIGYMDVGVMTSVELGITVGLGIILSMATAAFVGSLVPVLLHRMNLDPAVATGPFVTTSVDILGVAVYFIVAGYFIL; encoded by the coding sequence ATGAAAGATCTACACCTACATATTGACACGGTAAGACGCCTGCTTCGTCGGCACGCCAAGAGCAATCTTGAAAACATGCTGGCCAAGATGCACGCTGCCGAACTGGCTCTCATTTTTCGTCATATCACTCCTGAAGAACGAAATGAAGCCTTCCTGACCATTGCTAATGTGGATCATGCTGCAGCGGTTTTGTCCGAAATGGACGAACACCTCATTGTAGAGCTGATTTCAGAACTGCCCATCGAAAAAACCATGCACCTGATGAAAGCCCTATCGCCTGATGATGAGGCTGATATTCTACAATTACTCCCTGAGGAATTGGCAGAAGATATTCTGAATCGTCTGAAATCCAGTGAGTCGGAAGAGATGGAAACGCTCATGGCGTATCCTGAGAACTCAGCTGGTGGCTTGATGATTCCAGATGTTTTTGCCCTCCATGAAGATATCACGGTAGGTGACGCTATTGCATCAATTCAGAATCAAGACGAACAGGAAATGGTTTTCTACCTGTATGTCGTGGATGATCGTCAGCATCTGGTTGGTGTCATATCCTTACGTGATCTGATCACTTCTAAACCAAAGAAAAAATTGAGCGAAATGATGATCACCCGCGTCCATTCCGTGAAACCCATGACGGATCAGGAAGAAGTGGCCCAGATTGTTTCTCGCTACAATATCCTTGCGGTTCCCGTGGTGGACGACGAGAATAAACTCATGGGTATTATTACCGTTGATGATGTTATTGATGTCATCCGCGAAGAAGCCACAGAAGATTTTCTCCAGATGGCGGGTGCCGGTCGTGACCGGGACATCCTCATGAAAAGTACCTTTTCCAATGCCAAGACGCGTGTGCCCTGGCTTTTTGCCAGTTGGATGGGTGGCCTGCTGGTGGCCAGCATCATTACCACGTATGAGGAAACACTGGGACAGGTGTTGGCTCTCATGGCATTTCTTCCCATCATTATTGGTATGGCAGGTAATGTGGGAACTCAGACGGCTACTATTATCGTTCGTGGGATTGCAACTGGTCGTGTTTCAACCGCCAATGCTCTAACTCTGGTTCTTAAAGAGCTACGCGTTGGCTTTCTTCTAGGAGGTCTATATGGAGTGCTCTTGGGTTTTGCGGGCTATTTGCTTGGCATGATTGGTTATATGGATGTTGGCGTTATGACATCAGTTGAATTAGGCATAACCGTGGGACTGGGTATCATTCTTTCTATGGCTACAGCTGCTTTTGTGGGTTCCCTCGTACCGGTTCTGCTGCACAGGATGAATCTGGACCCAGCCGTGGCAACGGGTCCCTTTGTCACAACCAGCGTTGATATCCTGGGTGTCGCCGTTTATTTCATCGTTGCTGGATATTTTATACTCTAA
- a CDS encoding DUF3108 domain-containing protein, with the protein MRSICIVSQFTRFLMVTLFMTGLNSGSLAGEKTVIPYEASYMGIALLDMTLTWEDLDSTVQITYDNQLKPFIAYFHHIHNIYRVHFDKDSYEPLSWSKKVSEGSKNFFLEANRSANGTHAIYSNGEGRPFPEGAFTVFSATHFLASKAHDPAFFPVDIKVFIDGEIWNATATRYTATHPHPHPRINLSGTQVLIQTDLQYVEGERVMVENDILMDVIAREGTRFILWVEGDGSYSKAQFGKFPKAVVLERLKK; encoded by the coding sequence ATGAGAAGCATCTGCATTGTGAGCCAATTCACCCGCTTTCTCATGGTCACTCTGTTCATGACTGGTCTCAATTCGGGTAGCTTAGCAGGTGAGAAAACTGTCATCCCTTATGAGGCTTCATATATGGGCATTGCCCTTCTGGATATGACCTTAACCTGGGAAGACCTGGATAGCACGGTTCAGATCACCTATGACAACCAGCTCAAACCATTTATCGCCTACTTTCACCATATTCATAATATTTACCGGGTTCATTTTGATAAAGACAGCTATGAACCCCTGTCCTGGTCCAAAAAGGTCTCCGAGGGCTCCAAGAATTTCTTTCTGGAAGCAAATCGATCAGCGAATGGTACCCATGCCATATATTCAAATGGGGAAGGTAGACCATTTCCTGAGGGTGCGTTTACCGTATTTTCAGCCACACATTTTCTGGCGTCCAAGGCACATGATCCTGCCTTCTTCCCTGTAGATATCAAGGTTTTTATTGATGGTGAAATATGGAATGCCACCGCCACCCGCTATACTGCCACCCATCCCCATCCCCATCCCCGAATAAATCTGTCTGGCACCCAGGTGTTAATTCAGACTGATCTCCAGTATGTTGAGGGGGAGAGGGTCATGGTTGAAAATGATATCCTCATGGATGTCATAGCCAGAGAGGGCACACGATTTATACTCTGGGTTGAAGGAGATGGCAGCTATAGCAAAGCCCAGTTTGGTAAATTCCCCAAGGCAGTCGTTCTGGAACGCCTCAAAAAATAG